The following proteins are co-located in the Phytoactinopolyspora mesophila genome:
- the obgE gene encoding GTPase ObgE, protein MPSFVDRVVLHLTAGNGGHGCASVHREKFKPLGGPDGGNGGRGGDVILVVDPNTTTLLDYHRSPHRRAGNGTPGEGSHRNGADGADILLKVPDGTVVATRDGEVLADLVGAGTKLVAARGGRGGLGNAALASTRRKAPGFALLGEPGEALDVVLELKSIADIGLVGFPSAGKSSLIAAISSARPKIADYPFTTLVPNLGVVEAGEVRFTVADVPGLIEGASEGRGLGHTFLRHVERCAALAHVVDCATLEPGRDPMTDIDVIEAELERYGGLSDRPRLVILNKIDVPEARELAEFVRADVEARGWPAFSVSAVARDGLRQLTFEMARVVSAARAAAPEVEPTRIVLRPTPVDDDGFTITKEHSHDGEFYRVRGAKPERWVRQTDFTNDEAVGYLADRLARLGVEEELVKAGAEAGDEVVIGGEDAVVFDWEPSVHAGAERLGPRGTDRRLER, encoded by the coding sequence ATACCGTCGTTCGTCGATCGCGTAGTACTGCACCTGACCGCCGGTAACGGTGGTCACGGCTGTGCGTCCGTGCACCGGGAGAAGTTCAAGCCGCTCGGTGGACCCGACGGCGGCAACGGTGGCCGCGGAGGAGACGTCATTCTGGTCGTCGATCCCAACACCACCACGCTGCTCGACTATCACCGCTCTCCACACCGGCGCGCGGGCAATGGAACCCCAGGTGAAGGCAGCCATCGCAACGGAGCCGACGGGGCCGACATCCTGCTCAAAGTGCCTGACGGCACAGTTGTGGCCACCCGTGACGGCGAGGTACTGGCCGACCTGGTCGGTGCCGGAACCAAGCTCGTCGCGGCTCGCGGCGGACGCGGCGGCCTCGGCAACGCCGCGCTGGCCAGCACTCGTCGCAAGGCACCTGGGTTCGCGCTGCTGGGGGAGCCCGGCGAAGCGCTCGACGTCGTCCTCGAACTGAAGAGCATCGCCGACATCGGTCTGGTCGGCTTCCCCAGCGCGGGAAAGTCCAGTCTGATCGCGGCCATTTCCTCGGCTCGCCCCAAGATCGCGGACTATCCGTTCACCACGCTGGTGCCCAATCTCGGCGTGGTCGAGGCCGGCGAGGTGCGCTTCACCGTCGCCGATGTGCCCGGTCTGATCGAAGGCGCCAGCGAAGGCCGTGGCCTTGGGCACACGTTCCTGCGGCACGTCGAGCGGTGCGCCGCGCTGGCCCATGTGGTGGATTGCGCCACCCTCGAGCCAGGTCGTGATCCGATGACTGACATCGACGTGATCGAGGCGGAGCTGGAGCGCTATGGCGGGCTCTCCGACCGGCCGCGGCTGGTGATCCTCAACAAGATCGACGTTCCGGAGGCTCGTGAGCTCGCTGAGTTCGTCCGGGCCGACGTGGAAGCCCGCGGCTGGCCGGCGTTCAGTGTCTCGGCGGTCGCGCGGGACGGTCTACGTCAGCTCACCTTCGAGATGGCCCGCGTCGTCAGCGCCGCGCGTGCGGCCGCCCCGGAGGTTGAGCCCACCAGGATCGTGTTGCGGCCCACCCCGGTGGACGACGACGGTTTCACCATCACCAAAGAGCACAGCCACGACGGCGAGTTCTACCGGGTGCGTGGCGCGAAGCCGGAGCGTTGGGTCCGGCAGACCGATTTCACCAACGACGAAGCCGTCGGCTATCTGGCCGACCGGCTGGCCCGCCTGGGCGTTGAGGAGGAATTGGTCAAGGCCGGCGCCGAGGCCGGCGACGAGGTCGTCATCGGCGGCGAGGACGCCGTAGTCTTCGATTGGGAGCCCTCGGTGCACGCCGGTGCTGAGCGGCTCGGACCGCGCGGCACCGATCGCCGGCTGGAGCGGTAG
- the rpmA gene encoding 50S ribosomal protein L27: MAHKKGASSSKNGRDSNAQRLGVKRFGGQVVNAGEIIVRQRGTHFHPGENVGRGKDDTLFATSAGSVEFGRKRGRKVVNIVPAGE, from the coding sequence ATGGCTCACAAGAAAGGCGCCTCGTCCAGCAAGAACGGGCGCGACTCCAATGCACAGCGGCTCGGCGTGAAGCGGTTCGGCGGCCAGGTGGTCAATGCCGGCGAGATCATCGTCCGGCAGCGTGGTACCCACTTCCACCCAGGTGAGAACGTCGGACGCGGCAAGGACGACACTTTGTTCGCCACGTCCGCGGGCTCCGTCGAATTCGGCCGCAAGCGTGGCCGCAAAGTTGTCAACATCGTCCCGGCGGGGGAGTGA
- the rplU gene encoding 50S ribosomal protein L21: MYAIVRSGGNQKKVSVGDVIDVDRLHSEVGSTVTLPAVLVVDGETVTSDATKLAKVSVTAEVVDEVKGPKIHILRYKNKTGYRRRQGHRQKYTQVKVTGIETK, encoded by the coding sequence GTGTACGCGATCGTCCGTAGCGGCGGCAACCAGAAGAAGGTTTCCGTCGGTGACGTCATCGACGTCGACCGGCTCCACAGCGAGGTCGGCTCGACCGTCACCCTGCCCGCCGTTCTCGTGGTTGACGGCGAGACCGTGACCAGCGACGCCACGAAGCTCGCGAAGGTCTCGGTGACTGCTGAGGTGGTCGACGAGGTCAAGGGTCCGAAGATCCACATCCTTCGCTACAAGAACAAGACCGGGTACCGTCGGCGCCAAGGGCACCGGCAGAAGTACACGCAGGTCAAAGTGACCGGCATCGAGACGAAGTAG